The Naumovozyma castellii chromosome 5, complete genome genomic interval CAATTTGTTCCTTAGACCAGATACCTGGTGCATTGTCGTACCCACCAGCCTGAGGAGAAATAAATGTACCTTCAGTGATAATCATTGTTCCTGGTCTTTGGGACCTTTGATGGTAATATGTGTAAGCCCATTTCTTGTTAGGGACGTTACCAGGGTGTTCAGCCCTCATTCTTGTCAATGGAGGCATCACAATACGCTGTTTCATCTCCGTGTCACCAACCTTGATTGGCTTGAACAAATTGGTATTCTTCAAGGCAACAGGTTCAAAATCTTTAGCATAAGGCATTTtaattgtttgtttgtttgtttgtttgtttgtttgtttgtttgtttagTTATAATGGCAATTATCtaatgatattattgataGATAAACGGAATTACAAAAACTACAAATTGCTTCAATGACTGGAAACTATCATACTCTTATATACACATTGTCACTTCAGATTCCAGCCTTATTGATTAGAAATGATAGTCTCCCAGATCAGAAACCCTCGAGATGCTTACTTAACCTTTCCTTCAACATATACTTTTTTCCATTTACAAACCCCGAAGAAACAGATGTGGCGTGAAGTTATCCAAGCCGTGTTCCGTCTCCGCTTCCGCTTCCGTCGCCGCATCCGTGTAAGTTTATGTTTATATGTGCAAGTTTTAGTCAACTCGGTGTACTAAGGGGGATGAGACGATATTGTACCTAATCTTACCTGAGCCTAGCGTACTCTGCCGCTTCAACTTTCCTGCCActttcatttttgaatataccGTGTAGACCAGTCTGGCGGCGAAGTTCTAGAAGGATGTttccttcaaaaaattggaaaattgcGATTCTgttataataataagcTGAGATCATTCTCAATTGCATACCCTCCCCCTTCAAGTTTCCTTTGAGAGCGACATTACAGCTGAGGGAGGAAAGCTATACTTTCAAccttaaaaaaaattgccGTATTAACACATATGTACTtttcaaaacaaaatgCAGTGAACGGTTATCGGTATGATCAACTCTTGAATAAAAAATACTTATTAATAAACAATAAGATATACATCGGCCTTTAATCCTATGCAAACCATCTTTTGTTTACCATGGAGGATAAACACAGACGCAACATGTTATTAATCCTCATAACCATTCACGACTACATAAGATAACTTGTTAAAGCTTATCATTACTCTCTCAGCATCGACATGAAATTCATTACATTGGATATACTATAGTTATTACGTATACCTTTCTTAgacaattttttctttatgCTATGCGTCACTTTTGCGTCTTCGCCTCGacaatttttcataatGTGCTGGTAAACAACATTATAAGGTCAATATAGTTATGTACTCACCTCCTCTCTCTCCCGACCCCCAGTCGTTTTCAAAAAACTAACTAGAACAAccattaattaatgaaagCATTGCATATCCTTATTGTGtcattcattttttgcAGGTCCATGACATTAAGTCAGGAAGTTCAACAAACACAACAAAATGACGAAGACATTACAACTCCATTAGAGGCCTTGGATAGTTTGATCGATCGAGAATTCGAGTCTAATGATGACATTTTAGATGTAAGGGAAATGGAAAGAATATTAGAAGGATATGGAGTGACAATATCAGAATATGGttcatttgataatgaCATATAGTGTGCACAAACCATCTAGAAGCATAATATGATCTCTTTCTTCTATATCACATACCTGTATGGGATTTAACAGTTTCGTAAGATTATCATTATAGAAATTCAACTAAAAACACATATTTCTTGCCTTAAGTGTTTATAATAGTGCCCCTTCCCCTAACCTTTTCATATAGTTTCAGTTATATCTCTTTCAAAATGCATACCCATGgttaatttcttttgaataaCCCTTTCTTTACAAAAACAGGAATAATGCATATCGCAAGGTTACCTGTTAATACTATTACTAGTTGTAGGAGCCTCGTTAAGTAGTCAAATGACAATGTTACTCTTTCTAGTTTACTAAATGCGAGTATTCTGGTATTTCCTTTATCTTGCCATTGAAGTATTTTTCTAATCTGTTTGCATACTTAAAATACGACGTGTTTTCACCATTATATTTTCgacaattattgaaaaccAGTCTCGCATCATAAATGAAATCCTCCATCTTTTGATacttattattttccagTTTCATCTCCATTGTGCTCAAATCCATTGGTTccttaataaattcataatAATCAGgaacttcttctttattaaCTGGTTGTAAAAAGGGCCATGCAGCAGCGTGATTTTGTAATCCAgttaatatattttgaataatcaCATAATGTGGACCACGTTTAGGTCGTTGAGCTAATTCATCCATTTCTGGGGTCCAGCCTGCTTCTTTTAACCCGGGAATTTCCATTGGATCAATTGGTGTTATATTTGttaaatctttaaaatgTTCTAGTCCAGGCCTTACAACGTGTGACTTCGATATAGTTCTaatctttcttcttaatGCAGCTTCCTGCAATAACAAAATTTTAGCAGCATCTAAATAACGGATCTTAGGCAACATGGAACATTGCATAAGAGTACCACCTTCATAGTCTTTAATGTAACCCATCCATATACTCTTATCCAACGAAATTTCCTTTGTGAACCCTTGCTTCTTGAAATAACCAATGGCATAATTATCAGCATATGTTAGAAAGTATTTGATATTGGAAGTGTTCCTCAcataatctttcaaatgattcattaaatgtGCACCGTATCCTCGAACTTGTTCTGTGGAACTTATAGCACAGAAAACAATTTCTGCAAATTGACGTTTATCAAAGGGACGGTATGTAATACCACCAACGACAGTCAATGGCTTCCTAACGACTGCCATTGAAATATGACTTCTGTCATACACTAATCTGGCAATATATTCCTTTGGCATCTTTGGTAATTGCTTTTGAAAGATGTTCTTCAAACCTGTCAAAACCATCATATTTTCCTTGGTATTATCATTGTTGACTACTCTGAACTCTATATTTCCCTCCTTCTCCTCAATGACGCTCGGCCTTTCCTTAAATTTATACTCAACaccatcaaattcaaatttaacaatTCCCTTTTCTTCATCCGCTACGACAGAATCATTAACTACAGGGTTTGGTAATTTTGAATCTTCCTGGCGTGTctcattattttccatttcgTCAAACCCATCAGCTATGGGAGATGAGTTCAAAGTTTCTAGGTTTTGTTTCGCAGTGGTCTCATCTATTTTCGAattctcatcatcattttccaGTTTTGGCTTCTTTGTCAAGGGGCCTCCTTCTCCCTGTTCATCAGCTCTTTTCACTGGCGAATTGCTATCCTTGGTGACCATTATCTTGTCCCACCACCGTTAATTACTGAGTTATGCCCACTTTTATTGTCTACATATTTAAGtatcttgaaatttcacGGTTTTTATTGACACTCGaccattgaaaaataaacgGGTGCCGTTATTGACGATCTTCTGAACGTTAAGCGCCCATTTAGCTTATATATAGATGTAAAGTTGGGACGATTGCTACGATAAGATCAATACTGATATCCTACCATATATCCTTCTTTTTAGAGTATTATGTGTTTTTCCCTTGTTTATTTTCGCCTCTTCTTATTGTTATCAAATAGTAGCCCGAAAGATTTCTTGGCAGTTCTTTGTATGGGggcatcatcattatcac includes:
- the GCN5 gene encoding histone acetyltransferase GCN5 (ancestral locus Anc_5.65); protein product: MVTKDSNSPVKRADEQGEGGPLTKKPKLENDDENSKIDETTAKQNLETLNSSPIADGFDEMENNETRQEDSKLPNPVVNDSVVADEEKGIVKFEFDGVEYKFKERPSVIEEKEGNIEFRVVNNDNTKENMMVLTGLKNIFQKQLPKMPKEYIARLVYDRSHISMAVVRKPLTVVGGITYRPFDKRQFAEIVFCAISSTEQVRGYGAHLMNHLKDYVRNTSNIKYFLTYADNYAIGYFKKQGFTKEISLDKSIWMGYIKDYEGGTLMQCSMLPKIRYLDAAKILLLQEAALRRKIRTISKSHVVRPGLEHFKDLTNITPIDPMEIPGLKEAGWTPEMDELAQRPKRGPHYVIIQNILTGLQNHAAAWPFLQPVNKEEVPDYYEFIKEPMDLSTMEMKLENNKYQKMEDFIYDARLVFNNCRKYNGENTSYFKYANRLEKYFNGKIKEIPEYSHLVN